The following proteins are encoded in a genomic region of Gimesia algae:
- a CDS encoding MarR family winged helix-turn-helix transcriptional regulator translates to MHFDSESSPGFAIGRVAYLIRSGMAAVLKDAGWPFSPEETQTLITLSDAGEPLSMNDLALLMIRDPTTVKRQLDRLVEQQFVERNASADDARIVMIGLTRRGEQRLQNVLPLLDDLRKTALTGIKKSELEATLNVLRTMQKNLMEHR, encoded by the coding sequence ATGCACTTTGATTCCGAATCCTCGCCCGGGTTTGCCATCGGTCGCGTCGCGTACCTGATTCGTTCCGGTATGGCCGCCGTCCTGAAGGATGCCGGCTGGCCGTTTTCGCCGGAGGAAACGCAGACTCTGATCACTCTGTCCGATGCCGGCGAGCCGTTGAGTATGAACGATCTGGCGTTACTGATGATTCGTGATCCGACCACGGTCAAACGGCAGTTGGATCGACTTGTCGAACAACAATTTGTCGAGCGGAATGCATCGGCTGACGACGCGCGCATCGTGATGATCGGTTTGACTCGTCGTGGCGAACAGAGACTGCAGAATGTTCTTCCACTACTGGATGATCTGCGGAAAACGGCGTTAACGGGTATCAAAAAATCGGAACTGGAAGCAACGCTCAACGTTCTGCGGACAATGCAGAAGAACTTAATGGAACACCGATAA
- a CDS encoding ATP-binding protein, whose product MSSDEHFEVTIPSDTSEGQAVQARIVEALEVREYPDKDVFSVRLALEEALVNAIKHGNRMSPDKSVEIKCWISDERVRIEIQDEGEGFDRSHVPDPTLLENLERPCGRGIMLMGAFMNLIEYNEQGNKVILEKVKGVSPKPPDTEAE is encoded by the coding sequence ATGTCATCGGACGAACACTTTGAAGTAACGATACCCAGCGATACCTCGGAAGGTCAGGCTGTTCAGGCCCGAATCGTCGAGGCTCTGGAGGTACGTGAATACCCGGATAAAGATGTCTTCTCGGTGCGCCTGGCACTTGAAGAGGCACTGGTGAATGCGATTAAACATGGTAATCGCATGTCTCCTGATAAAAGTGTCGAGATCAAATGCTGGATCAGCGATGAGCGGGTTCGCATTGAAATCCAGGACGAGGGAGAAGGCTTCGACCGCAGTCATGTTCCTGATCCAACACTGCTGGAGAATCTGGAACGTCCCTGTGGCAGAGGGATCATGCTGATGGGAGCCTTCATGAATCTCATCGAATATAACGAACAGGGGAACAAAGTGATCCTCGAAAAGGTCAAAGGCGTTTCCCCCAAACCACCAGACACCGAAGCTGAGTGA
- a CDS encoding STAS domain-containing protein, which produces MAAGHRRVDIEEVSDVTIAKFIDKKILDEGNIQIIGTQLFGLVDEDGRKKIILDFSNVEYLSSAALGKLITLDKKVKKAKGKLKLCSIRPDIYEVFAITRLNQLFDIAETQEAALEGF; this is translated from the coding sequence ATGGCAGCTGGTCACCGTCGTGTTGACATCGAGGAAGTTTCAGATGTCACCATTGCAAAATTTATTGACAAGAAAATTCTTGATGAAGGAAATATCCAGATCATCGGGACTCAGTTATTTGGGCTTGTTGATGAAGATGGACGCAAGAAGATTATTCTTGACTTTTCCAACGTCGAATATCTTTCCAGTGCTGCACTGGGTAAACTGATCACGCTGGATAAAAAGGTCAAAAAGGCAAAAGGTAAATTGAAGCTGTGTTCAATTCGTCCTGACATTTATGAGGTATTTGCCATTACGAGACTGAATCAACTGTTTGACATCGCCGAAACACAGGAGGCGGCTCTCGAAGGATTTTGA
- a CDS encoding dimethylarginine dimethylaminohydrolase family protein, producing the protein MIYESPAILMCPPDFYGIEYEINPWMSRSKQSDPALARQQWESLHQLLQKQNAKIELMTPVKGLPDLVFTANAGLIWKDLVFLSLFRHEARQGETPLDRSWFENAGFETIEMPEDFFFEGAGDALFCGDTLFAGYLIRSDVRALQWVAEKMHCRVIPLQLVDDFYYHLDTCFCPLSETEAIYYPPAFDEYGQQALKEYIPHLIPVVKAEAQRFACNAVVLGETVVMNTGCPQLEADLQQRGYQTLSTPLDEFIKAGGSAKCLTLRLDGERAAVWP; encoded by the coding sequence TTGATCTATGAGTCCCCGGCGATCCTGATGTGTCCTCCTGATTTTTATGGGATTGAGTATGAAATCAATCCCTGGATGAGCCGCAGCAAACAGAGTGATCCTGCTCTGGCGCGACAACAATGGGAATCACTGCATCAACTGCTGCAGAAACAGAATGCAAAAATCGAACTCATGACCCCCGTCAAAGGTCTCCCCGATCTGGTTTTTACTGCGAATGCCGGTCTGATCTGGAAAGATCTTGTGTTTCTCTCACTATTTCGACATGAAGCGCGTCAGGGAGAAACACCCCTCGATCGGAGCTGGTTTGAAAATGCCGGTTTTGAAACGATTGAAATGCCCGAGGACTTTTTCTTCGAAGGAGCCGGCGATGCGTTATTCTGTGGCGATACCCTCTTTGCCGGCTATCTGATTCGCAGTGACGTCCGGGCGCTGCAGTGGGTTGCGGAAAAGATGCACTGCCGGGTGATTCCTCTGCAATTGGTCGATGACTTTTATTATCACCTTGATACCTGCTTCTGTCCTCTGAGTGAAACGGAGGCCATCTATTATCCCCCCGCATTTGATGAATATGGACAACAGGCTTTAAAAGAGTATATCCCGCATCTGATTCCGGTCGTGAAAGCAGAAGCACAGCGGTTTGCCTGCAATGCGGTCGTGCTGGGAGAAACTGTCGTCATGAATACCGGCTGTCCGCAGTTGGAAGCAGATTTGCAGCAGCGCGGCTATCAGACTTTAAGTACTCCGCTGGATGAGTTCATCAAAGCGGGAGGCTCCGCGAAATGCCTGACTTTAAGGCTGGACGGTGAACGGGCGGCTGTTTGGCCTTGA
- a CDS encoding M3 family oligoendopeptidase — protein sequence MTESTAYPLTWELASLYPHPEQPAFEDCLQQIKASLEDLVARVAELAQSTNPKQHASHWGDFLTDYQAAVAELSGLFAFLECYCAEDAHNKRFQTLMARLASIRPLRENIETQLQLTIREIPDEVLQQFTAQDSRLKQIQFFLEDSKRNATLRLPKDQEILASQLAVDGLHAWGRLYDRLSGDLKIQLMEKGELVERSPGQVQFDSPQRFVRQNNFYAANKAWDSIADSCADALNHLAGTRLTLYSHLPVTDHLDAPLVYNRMQRDTLNTMWSVISQRKQKLVQFLEKKAELLGLEKLCWYDLNAPLPLSGGESPELSYNRACDLVVNSFEKFSPDLSQFAERALREQWIEAENRAGKRQGGFCTTFPVQKQSRIFMTYTDSADSMSTLAHELGHAYHSYVLKDAPFVLSDYPMNLAETASTFAEAVLGEQRLKAAQTRDEELQILDGMLGDSVAFMMNIHTRFLFEDRLHQERATGELTPERFSELMLAAQKEAYAGALDDTGWNPSFWISKLHFYISELPFYNFPYTFGYLLSLGVYALADTFTDQSEFADKYRELLIATGCQVTEDAVSNTFGYHLGEAEFWNKSIDIIDRRVERFLELAD from the coding sequence ATGACAGAGTCGACTGCTTATCCGCTGACCTGGGAACTGGCCTCGCTGTACCCCCATCCCGAACAACCCGCGTTTGAGGACTGTCTACAGCAGATCAAAGCGTCACTGGAAGACCTGGTGGCACGCGTTGCAGAATTAGCGCAGTCAACCAATCCAAAACAGCATGCTTCCCATTGGGGAGATTTTCTGACCGATTATCAGGCTGCCGTCGCCGAACTGTCAGGGCTATTTGCGTTTCTGGAATGTTATTGCGCGGAAGACGCACACAACAAACGGTTTCAAACACTGATGGCCCGGCTGGCCAGTATTCGACCACTCAGAGAGAATATTGAAACCCAGCTGCAGCTGACGATCCGTGAAATCCCGGATGAAGTACTCCAGCAATTCACAGCACAGGATTCCCGCCTGAAGCAGATTCAGTTTTTCCTGGAAGACTCGAAACGGAACGCGACATTACGGCTGCCTAAGGACCAGGAAATCCTGGCTTCACAGCTGGCCGTCGATGGATTGCATGCCTGGGGACGACTTTATGACCGGCTCTCGGGTGATCTGAAAATTCAACTAATGGAAAAAGGAGAACTGGTGGAACGTTCTCCGGGACAGGTCCAATTCGACTCTCCGCAACGTTTCGTACGGCAGAATAATTTCTATGCAGCCAACAAAGCCTGGGATTCGATTGCCGATTCGTGTGCCGACGCCTTGAATCATCTGGCAGGAACCCGTCTCACGCTCTACAGTCACCTGCCCGTCACAGACCATCTGGATGCACCATTAGTTTATAACCGTATGCAGCGGGATACTCTGAATACGATGTGGTCGGTGATCTCCCAGCGGAAACAGAAGCTGGTTCAGTTTCTGGAAAAGAAAGCGGAACTGCTGGGGCTCGAAAAACTCTGCTGGTACGACCTGAATGCCCCCCTGCCACTCTCAGGCGGGGAATCTCCTGAACTCAGTTATAACCGTGCCTGTGACCTGGTGGTGAATTCCTTTGAAAAATTCAGTCCCGACCTCAGCCAGTTTGCAGAGAGAGCCCTCCGTGAACAATGGATCGAAGCGGAAAATCGCGCCGGTAAACGTCAGGGTGGCTTCTGCACCACTTTCCCGGTTCAAAAACAGTCCCGGATTTTCATGACCTATACCGACTCTGCCGACAGCATGTCGACCCTCGCCCATGAACTGGGGCACGCCTATCATTCGTATGTGTTGAAAGACGCTCCGTTTGTATTAAGCGATTACCCGATGAACCTGGCAGAAACAGCATCCACCTTCGCCGAAGCCGTACTGGGAGAACAACGCCTCAAAGCCGCTCAGACCCGCGATGAAGAATTACAGATTCTCGATGGCATGCTGGGGGACTCAGTGGCATTCATGATGAATATCCACACCCGCTTCCTGTTTGAAGATCGTCTGCATCAGGAGCGGGCGACAGGCGAGTTAACCCCAGAGCGTTTTTCGGAACTCATGCTGGCGGCGCAAAAAGAAGCTTACGCGGGTGCCCTGGATGATACCGGCTGGAATCCTTCCTTCTGGATTTCCAAACTCCATTTTTATATCAGTGAATTGCCCTTCTATAATTTTCCTTACACATTCGGTTATTTACTCTCCCTGGGGGTTTATGCCCTGGCAGATACCTTTACCGATCAGTCAGAGTTTGCGGACAAATACCGTGAACTCCTGATTGCCACCGGTTGTCAGGTAACAGAAGACGCCGTGTCCAATACATTTGGCTACCATCTGGGTGAAGCGGAATTCTGGAACAAAAGTATTGATATTATCGACCGCCGCGTCGAGCGTTTTCTGGAACTGGCAGACTGA
- the metX gene encoding homoserine O-acetyltransferase MetX — protein MATQQELSETRQDSGVGIVQTRLATLFAPPNWLKLAGGGELGPIQVAYETYGALTPAKDNAIFICHALTGDAHAAGYYEDDDEKAKPGWWDDLIGPGRTLDTDKYYVICANVLGGCQGTTGPGSINPETNQSYRLGFPFITVGDIVEVHSALTKHLGIDQLLAVIGGSLGGMQVLEWATRFPDQLRGAICLASAAQLSAQGIAFNAVGRRAIKTDPEFKDGEYEVGAGPRYGLALARMIAHITYLSDQSIEMKFGRRLQDHDTFTYEMLPEVEFQVESYLHYQGKRFVERFDANSYLYLTRAMDYFDLLSQHGSLVNALGKTDARFLIASYDSDWLFTTTQSKEIVRALIECGKHVSFIELKSPFGHDSFLIEIEQLNKMITPFLEQAYSTCLAENKPAS, from the coding sequence ATGGCAACACAACAGGAACTATCAGAAACCCGGCAGGATTCAGGGGTTGGTATCGTACAAACCAGACTGGCAACCCTGTTTGCGCCTCCGAACTGGCTCAAGCTGGCAGGTGGGGGTGAACTAGGGCCTATTCAGGTCGCCTATGAAACTTATGGCGCGTTGACCCCGGCGAAAGATAACGCGATCTTTATCTGTCACGCGCTGACAGGCGATGCCCATGCCGCCGGTTACTATGAAGACGATGACGAAAAAGCCAAGCCAGGCTGGTGGGATGACCTGATCGGTCCGGGACGCACGCTCGACACGGATAAGTACTACGTGATTTGTGCGAACGTACTGGGCGGCTGCCAGGGGACCACGGGACCAGGCAGCATCAACCCGGAAACCAATCAGTCTTACCGACTGGGATTTCCCTTCATCACCGTCGGCGATATCGTCGAAGTACATTCGGCACTTACAAAACATCTGGGTATCGATCAGTTGCTCGCCGTCATTGGAGGCAGCCTGGGAGGCATGCAGGTACTGGAATGGGCGACCCGCTTTCCCGATCAGCTGCGCGGTGCCATCTGCCTGGCTTCTGCCGCTCAACTTTCTGCCCAGGGAATTGCCTTTAACGCAGTGGGCAGACGTGCCATCAAAACCGACCCTGAATTCAAGGACGGGGAATATGAAGTGGGAGCCGGTCCCCGCTATGGACTTGCCCTGGCACGCATGATCGCCCACATCACCTACCTCTCGGACCAGTCGATCGAAATGAAATTTGGCAGACGCCTGCAGGATCACGATACCTTCACTTATGAAATGCTGCCGGAAGTGGAATTTCAGGTCGAGAGTTACCTGCATTATCAAGGCAAGCGGTTTGTGGAACGCTTTGATGCGAACAGTTATCTTTATCTGACCCGCGCGATGGATTATTTTGATCTGCTTTCCCAGCACGGTTCACTGGTCAATGCGTTGGGAAAAACGGACGCCCGCTTCCTGATTGCCTCATATGATTCTGACTGGCTGTTTACAACCACGCAGAGCAAGGAGATCGTCAGGGCTTTGATCGAGTGTGGAAAACATGTCTCATTTATTGAGCTCAAGAGCCCGTTTGGACATGATTCCTTTCTGATTGAAATTGAACAGCTGAATAAAATGATTACGCCTTTTCTCGAGCAGGCTTATTCCACGTGTCTGGCGGAAAACAAACCCGCTTCATAA
- the metW gene encoding methionine biosynthesis protein MetW, with the protein MRAQHRYCMQDPSLEMTDRLLLEQIQPGSRVLDLGCGDGRLLARLREERGASVLGMEIDITQHHAAIARGVPVIQADLDEGLPDIPDGAFDYVVLSQTLQQVLHPKQLLEEMVRVAKKALVVVPNFGNWRIRLQVLKQGRAPVTEVLPYEWYNTPNLHLMSMHDFQDLMRLLGIEILQEIPIINHRAIEKAWLANLRAQHVLYVLQRPESPGKLQSSEHVSAGHSTPIPR; encoded by the coding sequence ATGCGTGCTCAACATCGATATTGTATGCAGGACCCTTCGCTGGAAATGACCGACAGGTTACTGCTGGAACAGATCCAACCCGGCAGTCGCGTACTCGACCTGGGTTGCGGCGATGGTCGATTGCTGGCGCGGTTGCGCGAAGAACGCGGTGCATCCGTTCTGGGTATGGAAATCGATATTACACAGCATCATGCCGCCATCGCACGGGGTGTTCCCGTTATCCAGGCCGACCTGGACGAAGGTCTGCCGGATATTCCCGACGGGGCCTTTGATTATGTCGTCCTGAGCCAGACACTGCAGCAGGTTTTACATCCCAAACAGTTGCTGGAAGAAATGGTGCGTGTCGCGAAAAAAGCGCTGGTTGTCGTTCCGAACTTTGGAAACTGGCGGATCCGCCTGCAGGTGCTCAAACAGGGCCGCGCCCCCGTCACCGAAGTTCTGCCTTATGAATGGTACAACACGCCGAACCTGCATCTGATGTCCATGCATGATTTTCAGGACCTGATGCGGTTGCTGGGCATCGAAATTTTACAGGAAATCCCAATCATCAATCACCGGGCTATCGAGAAAGCCTGGCTGGCCAACCTGCGGGCCCAGCATGTACTGTATGTCCTGCAGCGTCCGGAAAGCCCTGGTAAACTCCAGTCGTCCGAACACGTTTCGGCAGGACATTCAACGCCGATTCCGCGATAG
- a CDS encoding ParA family protein has product MRIIAIMNQKGGVGKTTSSVNMAAGLAMQGKKVCLIDLDPQGHASLHLGIEPFGNVPTAYDVFSGFKTLAETRQLVAKNLWVVPATLDLAATELELVDADNREIVLRQAIRKMAETEPFDYIIMDCPPSLGVLTINALTAASEVIIPLQPHFFALQGLSKLLETTALVRRRLNRELRVSGVVLCLYETGTRLAADVTDDLSAFLNNSDPEAPWATAKVFQSRIRRNIKLAEAPSYGQSVFDYSSSCPGAKDYGGLVNEIIAGEQVEESPIQRAA; this is encoded by the coding sequence ATGCGTATTATTGCAATCATGAATCAAAAAGGGGGCGTCGGCAAAACGACGTCGAGCGTGAACATGGCTGCCGGCCTGGCGATGCAGGGCAAGAAAGTCTGCCTGATCGACCTTGACCCACAGGGACATGCCTCTTTACACCTGGGCATCGAACCGTTCGGGAATGTCCCGACTGCCTACGATGTCTTCTCTGGTTTTAAAACCCTCGCCGAAACCCGACAACTGGTCGCCAAAAATTTATGGGTCGTGCCTGCGACACTCGATCTGGCAGCCACAGAGTTGGAACTGGTCGACGCCGACAACCGCGAAATTGTTCTGCGTCAGGCCATTCGAAAAATGGCGGAGACCGAACCGTTCGACTACATCATTATGGACTGCCCCCCCTCCCTGGGTGTGCTGACCATTAACGCGCTGACAGCAGCCAGCGAAGTGATCATACCTCTGCAGCCACATTTCTTTGCGTTACAGGGGCTCTCCAAGTTGCTCGAAACCACGGCACTGGTCCGTCGTCGTTTGAATCGTGAACTGCGCGTCTCGGGAGTTGTCCTCTGTCTGTATGAAACCGGCACCCGACTGGCCGCCGATGTGACCGACGATCTGTCTGCCTTCCTGAATAATAGCGATCCGGAAGCCCCCTGGGCGACCGCAAAAGTATTCCAGAGTCGAATCCGACGGAATATCAAACTGGCGGAAGCACCCAGCTATGGGCAGTCTGTCTTTGATTATTCCAGCTCCTGCCCCGGCGCCAAAGATTATGGCGGACTGGTCAATGAAATCATCGCTGGCGAACAGGTGGAGGAATCACCGATTCAACGGGCAGCCTGA
- a CDS encoding oxidoreductase encodes MAKYFKYKTPADVVADSERLGCPIQVSDNFDVLYQPIQIGHLQAKSRLGIQPMEGCDGTTDGFPDELTYRRYQRFGAGGASLIWGEATAIGPEARMNPRQLMINEKTASALEKMLAGCRDAHAEVFGSADGLVIGLQLTHSGRFSFEKPLLATHDQVLDPRTVDKSNGRIVDDSYSLLTDDDLKHIEDQYVAAAKLAESIGVGFVDIKQCHRYLLSELLAAKNRPGEYGGSLENRTRLVRNVVKRIREECPTLVIGTRMNGYDGIPYQGAGENFIGEPCPHELPLQTAFGTNPDDHLQEDLTEPIQVAKLLKEWGVSMINISNGNPYANPHIVRPAEFPPTDGYHAPEHPLIGVARHFRIAAQMQAAVPDIPVVGSGYSWLQDFAMHAAAANVESGNISIVGMGRATLSQPEFAKQLQEEGKLNRKTVCRTFSYCTNLMRTKDHPLGQYPTGCPPFDKEVYDPLWKEAKAKLEAKQKAAE; translated from the coding sequence ATGGCCAAATACTTTAAATATAAAACTCCTGCTGACGTTGTGGCTGACTCCGAACGTCTGGGCTGCCCGATTCAGGTTTCCGACAACTTTGATGTCCTTTATCAACCCATTCAGATTGGTCATCTGCAGGCAAAAAGTCGACTGGGAATTCAACCGATGGAAGGCTGTGACGGAACCACAGATGGTTTCCCTGATGAGTTGACCTATCGACGTTATCAGCGATTCGGAGCCGGGGGCGCTTCGCTGATCTGGGGTGAAGCCACCGCAATCGGCCCGGAAGCGCGGATGAATCCCCGCCAGTTGATGATCAATGAAAAAACCGCATCCGCGCTGGAAAAGATGCTGGCCGGCTGCCGCGACGCGCATGCGGAAGTCTTCGGATCGGCTGATGGATTGGTGATCGGTCTGCAGTTAACACATTCGGGGCGCTTCAGTTTTGAAAAGCCTCTACTGGCGACCCACGACCAGGTGCTCGATCCTCGCACTGTGGATAAATCTAACGGGCGGATCGTCGATGACAGTTATTCGCTGCTCACCGATGACGATCTGAAACACATCGAAGACCAGTACGTTGCGGCCGCCAAACTGGCGGAATCCATCGGGGTCGGTTTTGTCGATATTAAGCAGTGTCACCGCTATCTCCTCTCCGAATTACTGGCGGCGAAAAATCGTCCCGGTGAATATGGTGGTTCATTGGAGAACCGCACGCGGCTGGTGCGCAATGTCGTCAAACGCATTCGCGAAGAGTGTCCCACCCTGGTGATCGGCACCCGCATGAATGGTTACGATGGAATTCCCTACCAGGGAGCCGGTGAAAACTTCATCGGCGAACCCTGCCCGCATGAACTGCCGCTGCAAACCGCATTCGGCACTAATCCTGATGATCATCTGCAGGAAGATCTGACGGAACCAATTCAAGTGGCTAAACTCCTGAAAGAGTGGGGAGTCAGCATGATTAACATCTCCAATGGAAATCCCTATGCGAATCCGCACATCGTGAGACCCGCCGAATTTCCGCCCACCGATGGCTATCATGCGCCCGAACACCCGCTGATCGGCGTGGCCCGTCATTTCCGGATTGCGGCACAGATGCAGGCAGCAGTTCCGGATATTCCCGTGGTCGGCAGTGGATACAGTTGGTTGCAGGACTTCGCCATGCATGCTGCTGCTGCGAATGTGGAATCGGGAAACATTTCCATCGTCGGGATGGGGCGCGCAACACTCTCGCAGCCTGAGTTTGCGAAACAGCTTCAGGAAGAAGGCAAGCTCAATCGCAAAACCGTCTGTCGGACGTTTTCGTATTGTACCAACCTCATGCGCACGAAGGACCATCCCCTGGGACAGTATCCCACGGGATGCCCTCCCTTTGATAAAGAGGTTTACGATCCACTCTGGAAAGAAGCGAAAGCAAAGCTGGAAGCGAAGCAGAAAGCAGCAGAGTGA
- a CDS encoding SDR family oxidoreductase: MSKVIVITGVTQGLGRAMTQALVAAGHTVVGCGRSADKIAELTEQFGVPHQFSVVDVADDRAVANWATTIVDQLGPPDLLLNNAAVINENAPLWEISADDIDTIIDVNIKGTINTIRHFVPAMSERQSGVIVNFSSGWGRSAAAEVASYCATKWAIEGLTQSLAQELPPGMAAIPLNPGVINTALLQSCFGEHADHYATAEEWAESAVPFLLKLSARENGKSLTAPA, from the coding sequence ATGTCGAAAGTGATTGTCATCACCGGCGTGACCCAGGGGTTGGGCCGCGCCATGACGCAGGCGTTGGTTGCAGCAGGGCACACCGTCGTTGGCTGCGGTCGCTCTGCTGATAAAATTGCGGAACTCACAGAGCAGTTCGGTGTACCCCATCAGTTTTCGGTCGTCGATGTGGCCGATGACCGCGCGGTTGCGAACTGGGCGACGACGATCGTCGATCAACTGGGTCCACCTGATCTGCTGTTGAACAACGCCGCCGTGATCAATGAGAACGCCCCGCTCTGGGAAATCTCCGCTGACGATATCGACACGATTATTGACGTCAATATCAAAGGCACCATCAATACAATTCGTCACTTTGTACCTGCAATGAGCGAACGCCAGTCTGGAGTCATTGTCAATTTCAGTTCGGGCTGGGGTCGTTCGGCAGCTGCAGAAGTCGCCTCGTATTGTGCCACCAAGTGGGCCATCGAGGGTTTAACACAGTCTCTGGCACAGGAGTTACCACCGGGAATGGCGGCCATCCCCCTGAACCCGGGAGTCATCAACACCGCTTTGCTGCAAAGCTGTTTCGGTGAGCATGCCGATCATTATGCGACGGCTGAGGAATGGGCGGAGTCCGCAGTTCCTTTTCTGCTGAAGCTCTCCGCCCGCGAAAACGGAAAATCGTTGACGGCTCCTGCCTGA
- a CDS encoding ThuA domain-containing protein — protein MSFRLMTACCLLVCSVLAFSSHADAAEGKTRVLMLTQSKGYTHGSVKRQNEKLAPAEIAMIQLGKQSGLFTVDCTQDAAADFTKENLQNYDLVMFYTTGMLPIKEEDMQYFLNDWLKQKGHGFIGFHSATDTYKSYEPYWDMVGGSFNGHPWTAGNTVTITVHNPDFPAMKPFGKEFQIKDEIYQYKNWQPEKVHVLMSLNMAKCSPRKPYQVPVAWAKEWGEGKVFVNNLGHNPQTWANPQFQESVIGAIKWIRGDAPAAVPVNPELSKKEDEKAAAAAKTESK, from the coding sequence ATGAGTTTTCGATTGATGACAGCCTGCTGTCTGCTGGTATGTTCTGTCCTGGCTTTCTCTTCTCACGCTGACGCCGCCGAGGGGAAGACCAGGGTGCTGATGCTCACCCAGAGCAAAGGTTACACGCACGGTTCCGTCAAACGACAGAATGAGAAACTGGCTCCCGCAGAAATTGCCATGATTCAACTGGGCAAACAGTCCGGACTGTTCACCGTGGATTGTACCCAGGACGCCGCCGCGGATTTCACGAAAGAGAATCTGCAGAACTATGATCTCGTCATGTTCTATACCACGGGGATGCTGCCGATCAAAGAAGAAGATATGCAGTATTTTCTGAACGACTGGCTCAAGCAGAAAGGCCATGGGTTCATCGGTTTTCATTCTGCCACCGATACCTATAAATCGTACGAACCGTATTGGGACATGGTGGGCGGTTCATTCAATGGGCATCCCTGGACTGCCGGTAATACAGTGACGATAACGGTACACAATCCTGATTTTCCGGCGATGAAACCGTTTGGTAAAGAGTTTCAGATCAAAGATGAAATCTACCAGTACAAAAACTGGCAGCCGGAAAAAGTGCACGTGTTGATGAGCCTGAATATGGCAAAGTGTAGTCCCAGGAAACCCTATCAGGTGCCAGTCGCCTGGGCTAAAGAATGGGGCGAAGGCAAAGTCTTCGTCAACAACCTGGGACACAATCCGCAAACCTGGGCCAATCCCCAGTTTCAGGAATCAGTGATCGGAGCCATCAAGTGGATTCGTGGCGACGCGCCCGCAGCGGTTCCCGTCAATCCTGAGCTTTCCAAAAAAGAAGACGAAAAAGCGGCAGCCGCTGCCAAAACGGAATCGAAATAA
- a CDS encoding 3-keto-disaccharide hydrolase: protein MKSLNRFIPLFSLACLLAACSDSGPTEAQKKEAADEVSAIDLPEKTLESLFEVEDGFTLLGLKDFEVFNAKTKEPVAGKNWSEADGVISCKGTPRGYLYSHESFGNCTIRLEYRFPESAEENENPNTGFLFFITGENRIWPKCLEVQGKFAEMAHIKSNSKEIELEVTDNEAAREKARRPIGEWNTIEVVCKDGALTSVLNGTQIATSQPSELKSGFFGIQSEGDAVEFRNIRVQKLTD from the coding sequence ATGAAATCCCTGAATCGATTTATCCCTCTGTTTTCACTGGCTTGCCTGCTGGCGGCCTGTTCCGATTCCGGACCGACTGAAGCCCAGAAAAAGGAAGCCGCCGATGAGGTCTCTGCCATCGATCTTCCCGAAAAAACGTTAGAATCGTTATTTGAAGTGGAAGATGGTTTCACTCTGCTCGGTCTCAAAGACTTTGAAGTATTCAACGCGAAAACCAAAGAACCCGTCGCAGGAAAAAACTGGAGCGAAGCTGATGGCGTGATTTCCTGCAAAGGTACGCCCCGCGGTTATCTGTACTCCCATGAGTCGTTCGGCAATTGCACGATCCGTCTGGAATACCGTTTCCCGGAATCCGCTGAGGAAAATGAAAATCCGAATACCGGGTTCCTGTTTTTCATCACTGGCGAAAACCGGATCTGGCCGAAATGCCTGGAAGTGCAAGGCAAATTCGCAGAGATGGCCCATATCAAGTCGAACAGCAAAGAGATCGAACTCGAAGTCACAGACAATGAGGCGGCTCGAGAAAAAGCCCGCCGTCCGATTGGCGAATGGAATACCATTGAAGTCGTCTGCAAAGACGGGGCGCTGACGTCCGTCCTGAATGGAACTCAGATCGCCACTTCGCAGCCCAGCGAGCTGAAGTCCGGCTTTTTCGGCATTCAATCCGAAGGTGACGCGGTCGAATTCCGCAACATCCGCGTGCAGAAACTGACCGACTGA